In Primulina huaijiensis isolate GDHJ02 chromosome 6, ASM1229523v2, whole genome shotgun sequence, a single window of DNA contains:
- the LOC140978983 gene encoding uncharacterized protein isoform X1, producing MLGISYGELFLIVGAAAALIGPKDLPKISRTMGRLAGRAIGYVQVARGQLESVIEQSQARQVHKELQDTMAQLEAIRHEIRSISFMNPGPLTTTLVDNIAKPKSVDTETLKPPEGVAAEGETTATIAMPKDHSSTTSSPCDTHSQAMAHARLADSSSLGVKAMDEVLNELTDESGQFTVLPISAESAGLLPKPKERDNVRGSDLLLEAVLEEDVAHNAKEFFAQAQKQMKNEREMFAFFFSF from the exons ATGCTTGGAATTTCCTACGGTGAGCTTTTTCTTATTGTGGGAGCTGCAGCTGCTCTTATTG GGCCAAAGGATCTACCAAAAATATCAAGAACAATGGGGAGATTAGCTGGGCGTGCGATTGGTTATGTTCAAGTGGCACGCGGCCAGTTAGAAAGTGTTATAGAGCAATCTCAAGCTCGCCAG GTGCATAAAGAACTGCAAGATACAATGGCTCAATTAGAAGCTATACGCCATGAAATTCGCTCCATCTCTTTCATGAATCCTGGTCCATTGACAACGACACTAGTCGACAATATTGCAAAGCCTAAATCTG TTGACACAGAAACTTTGAAACCTCCTGAAGGGGTTGCGGCGGAAGgtgagaccacagcaaccattGCCATGCCCAAG GATCATAGTTCAACTACCTCATCTCCATGTGACACTCATAGCCAAGCAATGGCGCATGCAAGATTGGCCGACTCTTCGTCCTTGGGTGTGAAAGCTATGGATGAAGTTCTTAATGAATTAACTGATGAGTCTGGTCAGTTTACTGTTCTTCCCATATCTGCTGAAAGTGCTGGATTGTTGCCAAAACCAAAAG AGCGAGATAATGTGAGGGGATCTGACCTATTGTTGGAGGCTGTACTTGAAGAGGATGTAGCACATAACGCCAAAGAATTTTTTGCACAGGCTCAAAAGCAGATGAAAAATGAACGAGAGATGTTTgcatttttcttctctttttaa
- the LOC140978983 gene encoding uncharacterized protein isoform X3, whose translation MLGISYGELFLIVGAAAALIGPKDLPKISRTMGRLAGRAIGYVQVARGQLESVIEQSQARQVHKELQDTMAQLEAIRHEIRSISFMNPGPLTTTLVDNIAKPKSVDTETLKPPEGVAAEGETTATIAMPKDHSSTTSSPCDTHSQAMAHARLADSSSLGVKAMDEVLNELTDESGQFTVLPISAESAGLLPKPKGI comes from the exons ATGCTTGGAATTTCCTACGGTGAGCTTTTTCTTATTGTGGGAGCTGCAGCTGCTCTTATTG GGCCAAAGGATCTACCAAAAATATCAAGAACAATGGGGAGATTAGCTGGGCGTGCGATTGGTTATGTTCAAGTGGCACGCGGCCAGTTAGAAAGTGTTATAGAGCAATCTCAAGCTCGCCAG GTGCATAAAGAACTGCAAGATACAATGGCTCAATTAGAAGCTATACGCCATGAAATTCGCTCCATCTCTTTCATGAATCCTGGTCCATTGACAACGACACTAGTCGACAATATTGCAAAGCCTAAATCTG TTGACACAGAAACTTTGAAACCTCCTGAAGGGGTTGCGGCGGAAGgtgagaccacagcaaccattGCCATGCCCAAG GATCATAGTTCAACTACCTCATCTCCATGTGACACTCATAGCCAAGCAATGGCGCATGCAAGATTGGCCGACTCTTCGTCCTTGGGTGTGAAAGCTATGGATGAAGTTCTTAATGAATTAACTGATGAGTCTGGTCAGTTTACTGTTCTTCCCATATCTGCTGAAAGTGCTGGATTGTTGCCAAAACCAAAAG GCATATAG
- the LOC140978983 gene encoding uncharacterized protein isoform X2, with product MLGISYGELFLIVGAAAALIGPKDLPKISRTMGRLAGRAIGYVQVARGQLESVIEQSQARQVHKELQDTMAQLEAIRHEIRSISFMNPGPLTTTLVDNIAKPKSVDTETLKPPEGVAAEGETTATIAMPKDHSSTTSSPCDTHSQAMAHARLADSSSLGVKAMDEVLNELTDESGQFTVLPISAESAGLLPKPKGDHLYILLKVFFFYRFAV from the exons ATGCTTGGAATTTCCTACGGTGAGCTTTTTCTTATTGTGGGAGCTGCAGCTGCTCTTATTG GGCCAAAGGATCTACCAAAAATATCAAGAACAATGGGGAGATTAGCTGGGCGTGCGATTGGTTATGTTCAAGTGGCACGCGGCCAGTTAGAAAGTGTTATAGAGCAATCTCAAGCTCGCCAG GTGCATAAAGAACTGCAAGATACAATGGCTCAATTAGAAGCTATACGCCATGAAATTCGCTCCATCTCTTTCATGAATCCTGGTCCATTGACAACGACACTAGTCGACAATATTGCAAAGCCTAAATCTG TTGACACAGAAACTTTGAAACCTCCTGAAGGGGTTGCGGCGGAAGgtgagaccacagcaaccattGCCATGCCCAAG GATCATAGTTCAACTACCTCATCTCCATGTGACACTCATAGCCAAGCAATGGCGCATGCAAGATTGGCCGACTCTTCGTCCTTGGGTGTGAAAGCTATGGATGAAGTTCTTAATGAATTAACTGATGAGTCTGGTCAGTTTACTGTTCTTCCCATATCTGCTGAAAGTGCTGGATTGTTGCCAAAACCAAAAGGTGACCATCTCTACATTCTTCTGaaagtcttttttttttatcgctTTGCTGTTTGA
- the LOC140978997 gene encoding uncharacterized protein: MATGFVPELNMENQMGCMTSLLQIFDRHQILVGKSTKRLLPPPVVDTITESDISVEASPVHARGSGKQKQQVRPRPERLKQWFQPAELPLKLPMSESKEAAKGAACYWKLSKEIPRLSLDSRATTDDKGGLHPKEKRSSAAVQPTSNGVAIDYQVYRSHSLIAKLMGLEPMPNSLNAMEHEKKPELRRSSSESGVSRGFLHSRFSMESNNFPVKQQNQSVTPIVTHEVINNGTMKSSWKNDDNGVNLSPWKAPQHGKSFFDSADHFPEPKQNVSAQGEIENRLKMREMEEHTKDLETLKNILEALRLKGLLHSTKPAERNHHACHQKFVYDESPIVVIKPSRSSITSPIHRRTENEYPQAYGRSPERQSRWNYSVPIEPSPLPIPLRARLPNWLVKPKPLRVETQRRANELTDNRRILPALPPKLHTRITGSEPTTHARPPRSMKAIGKDYQKANKSGEDESAFISGSSLGTSIDTERSRTGGRNLLERCDKLLHSIAEMTTAADMQPSPVSVLDSSLHRDDSFAASPIAAKRKIHFKDHYGNAEEETWSTGVSLVSRETAEESAFLYIADILSASNLFPGGSELFLLLEKQQLQKGQDSSKASRLQRKAVFDTITEILKWIRRLPPWKNVSWTTDDVTSPSLDKVWLEFQRIRDPSDAEDMYDMVCGVLRKDFSGDEITGWKDYPTEMSESILDLERLVFKDLIAETLRDLGALASENRLSWMSRKKVLWR; this comes from the exons ATGGCGACTGGGTTTGTTCCTGAGCTGAACATGGAGAACCAGATGGGTTGCATGACGAGTCTTCTTCAGATATTCGATCGCCACCAGATTTTGGTGGGGAAATCCACGAAGCGCCTCCTTCCCCCGCCG GTTGTTGATACGATTACGGAGTCGGATATATCTGTTGAAGCATCGCCGGTTCATGCGAGGGGGTCGGGAAAGCAGAAACAGCAGGTACGGCCGAGGCCGGAGCGACTGAAGCAGTGGTTTCAGCCAGCGGAGTTGCCACTTAAGCTACCTATGTCGGAATCGAAAGAAGCCGCCAAGGGGGCGGCCTGCTATTGGAAGTTGAGCAAAGAAATTCCGAGGCTTTCACTCGACAGCAGGGCAACCACCGATGATAAGGGTGGACTCCATCCGAAGGAGAAGCGCTCAAGCGCTGCCGTTCAGCCGACCTCGAATGGTGTCGCCATTGATTACCAAGTGTATAGATCGCATAGTCTTATAGCCAAGCTGATGGGCTTGGAGCCGATGCCAAATTCGTTGAATGCTATGGAACACGAAAAGAAGCCAGAGCTCCGGCGATCCTCCTCCGAATCAGGAGTTTCCAGAGGTTTCCTACACTCTCGCTTCAGCATGGAAAGCAACAATTTCCCCGTCAAGCAGCAAAACCAATCTGTTACTCCCATTGTTACTCACGAAGTGATAAACAATGGGACGATGAAGAGTTCCTGGAAAAACGACGATAATGGCGTCAACTTATCGCCATGGAAGGCACCTCAGCATGGAAAGAGCTTCTTCGATTCAGCTGACCATTTCCCGGAGCCGAAGCAGAATGTTTCAGCTCAGGGAGAGATCGAAAACAGATTGAAAATGAGAGAAATGGAAGAGCACACTAAAGATTTGGAAACCTTGAAAAATATCCTCGAAGCTCTGCGACTCAAGGGGCTCTTACACTCAACGAAGCCCGCGGAGCGAAATCATCATGCCTGCCACCAGAAATTTGTGTACGATGAGTCGCCTATCGTTGTGATAAAACCTTCTAGATCATCAATAACTTCGCCGATTCACCGGAGAACGGAAAACGAGTACCCGCAGGCATATGGTAGAAGCCCAGAACGGCAATCTCGCTGGAATTACTCTGTTCCAATCGAACCCTCCCCTCTCCCGATTCCGCTGCGTGCAAGGCTGCCAAACTGGCTGGTAAAACCTAAACCTCTGAGAGTCGAAACTCAGAGAAGAGCAAATGAGTTAACAGATAACCGCCGCATCCTTCCGGCTCTCCCGCCGAAGCTCCACACAAGAATAACTGGGTCGGAACCAACGACCCATGCCCGACCTCCCCGAAGCATGAAAGCAATTGGTAAAGATTATCAGAAGGCAAACAAATCGGGAGAGGATGAATCTGCCTTCATTTCTGGAAGTAGCTTGGGTACATCCATTGATACAGAG AGGTCAAGAACAGGGGGGAGGAATTTGTTGGAGAGATGTGATAAGCTGCTTCACAGCATAGCAGAGATGACTACCGCAGCTGATATGCAACCAAGCCCGGTTTCTGTTCTTGACTCCTCTCTTCACAGGGATGATTCCTTTGCCGCCTCCCCTATCGCGGCCAAGCGTAAAATTCATTTCAAAG atCATTATGGTAATGCGGAAGAAGAAACGTGGAGCACTGGTGTCTCACTAGTTAGCCGAGAAACGGCCGAGGAGTCGGCTTTTCTTTACATCGCGGATATCTTAAGTGCATCCAATCTCTTCCCCGGAGGATCGGAGCTTTTTCTTTTGCTAGAAAAGCAACAGCTTCAGAAAGGACAGGACTCGTCCAAGGCCTCCAGGCTTCAAAGAAAAGCGGTCTTTGACACAATCACCGAAATTCTTAAATGGATAAGACGATTGCCTCCTTGGAAGAACGTTTCTTGGACGACCGACGACGTCACAAGCCCTTCCCTTGATAAGGTCTGGTTAGAATTCCAAAGAATTCGTGATCCAAGTGATGCTGAAGATATGTACGATATGGTATGTGGTGTGTTGAGAAAAGACTTCTCCGGGGACGAGATCACGGGATGGAAAGATTACCCGACGGAGATGTCGGAGTCGATTTTGGATCTGGAAAGgttggttttcaaggatttgaTAGCCGAGACGTTACGGGATCTTGGAGCATTGGCATCTGAAAACAGATTGTCATGGATGAGCAGGAAGAAGGTTTTGTGGAGATGA